CCAAAGCAAAATCAGCTCACGTCAGCCACACAAGGCGCCAAGGCCGATGGGACACCGATTGCCAACCAACAGACAGACGGCCTGGCGATTGGTGATCAGATGGACGACAAATGCGACAACAAAAGTCAGAAAAATGTTCTTGTGAAGCCTCGAGTATTCACCACAGTACTTCATCCCACTGCCCGAACTATGCAGGCAGAGTTGACGCTGCTGGTCACCACTCCCGATCCGAGAGCCAACAAAGCACCAGCACAACCTAGCTCCAGTTCTTCAGCCACCCCGGGGGGCAATCAAACAGATCGCGGACACATCACAAAGAGACAGAAAATGCTGGTTGAACCAGAGGATCTCTTGGAATGCGAATCAAAAATGATACAGGCCTTGGCGCCTCCTCTCTTCTTGAACCCAGTGCATAGTATTGAAGCTGCCCAGGAGCTGTTTAAGCACCTGGAAAGCCCATTGCATTGCGACCCGCCCCCCCTGCCCAAGCGCCGGAAGAGGACCGTTGCCGAACTTGCCGCGGATGAAGCTTTGGCAGCCGAAGAGGAGAGATTCATGCTAATCATGGACGAGCGTCTGGAACCCACGGCTTCTGGTCCTGGCGGTGCCGCGAAGGCTGCTGCTGTGGATGACGCCGGTGGTGTGGCACCATTTGAACCCCGATTCTCTCGTTTCAAGACACTTGAAACGATTCGCATGCAACACGAGGAGAAGGCCAAACGTGAACATGAAATGAAGCTGAAGCAGGAGTTGGCCAAGAGACAGCAGCAGGAACAGGAGAGAGAGCGGCGCCGTGCGATTGAGCAGCGACAAGCCGAGGAACACGCGAAAGAGGAATCGCGTAGACAACAACTTGCTGCCCAGCAGGCGCAGGCCCAACTCGCTGCGCAACAGCAAAATCGGCACATAATGGCTCAGCCAAATGGCATTAGCCAAGGCCAGCAGTCTTCGCCTATTGTACGTAACCAGACCCCACATGCTACTCCATCGCCACTGGTTGGTAACATTATGCCGCAGGCGGTTCCAATGACCATGACTGCGTCTGGGTCTGGCAGTCCACCGCGACCTCCATCTGCATTACAGCATGCGCACCCGAATGTCATGAGCCATCCGATGGCACCTTCGAGAAGCCAGCAAGGACCAAGCCGTCATGGTACTCCTCAGATGACCCAGGGTACGCCGGCTATGTCGCATGCCACGCCAATCATGCGGAACGTCACGCCTACTCAGCGAATGGGTCATGGCAGTCCAACTCACTCGATGGGTCAGACTCCAGTGATGAATCAGGGCATGGCAGCCACGCCGCAAATGAACGGGGGCATGTCTTTCACACCACAACAGCAGATGATGCTGCAACACCGACAGCAAGCGCTTCTTCAGGCGCAACAGCAAGGACACATCCAGCACAACCAGTTCACGCCACAG
The nucleotide sequence above comes from Penicillium digitatum chromosome 1, complete sequence. Encoded proteins:
- a CDS encoding Spt20 family, whose translation is MMATAISKPASHTQKMKRPPPPFGQAAINGVKGQHLSSSPTSAAKRVPPGASVNATSNFTNGVASVASSTTKGPLNRTRNQSQRPTDQSSRSGRPVTRTAATDQAHRVGKKTPEPYVKTTSYILKKYSKCPPSLIVHLHPTHFRFEQQDGSFPYNSEMKVIIEHIRAGTVPHDLIEELLRGGVQFYEGCLIVRVIDHKSASAQARKASTTSSNENNTPFSLHNYNEHITPSAFVPYPKQNQLTSATQGAKADGTPIANQQTDGLAIGDQMDDKCDNKSQKNVLVKPRVFTTVLHPTARTMQAELTLLVTTPDPRANKAPAQPSSSSSATPGGNQTDRGHITKRQKMLVEPEDLLECESKMIQALAPPLFLNPVHSIEAAQELFKHLESPLHCDPPPLPKRRKRTVAELAADEALAAEEERFMLIMDERLEPTASGPGGAAKAAAVDDAGGVAPFEPRFSRFKTLETIRMQHEEKAKREHEMKLKQELAKRQQQEQERERRRAIEQRQAEEHAKEESRRQQLAAQQAQAQLAAQQQNRHIMAQPNGISQGQQSSPIAVPMTMTASGSGSPPRPPSALQHAHPNVMSHPMAPSRSQQGPSRHGTPQMTQGTPAMSHATPIMRNVTPTQRMGHGSPTHSMGQTPVMNQGMAATPQMNGGMSFTPQQQMMLQHRQQALLQAQQQGHIQHNQFTPQQLAQLQANAHAQQNIQSHQHQMLQQQQQQQQQQQQQTHQGVPKITQQGQQAYQAQLMRAQYAQMQIVKHQQQGQHPQMQGQQAQPHQGNQQLTNHQQQQMLMAAAQANGGQMGQNGQPINQAQRYTQLYQQRLLRMRHDMSTRYMAQYGPPNQYPSNIAQQYGPGLEKTAKAWVSEVMRRERDGGQQQRAALQAQQMQAQGSMHSMGGMNN